In a genomic window of Pelecanus crispus isolate bPelCri1 chromosome 1, bPelCri1.pri, whole genome shotgun sequence:
- the YARS2 gene encoding tyrosine--tRNA ligase, mitochondrial has protein sequence MAAPALGRCCGRAAGLWGGPRRAPPPLPLRRRAHEQPRRARGAGGLLAEQCERGLFQEVFPAQVAEEQLPALLEPGRPPLTAYCGFDPTADSLHVGHLLAVMALLHFQRAGHDVIAVVGGATARLGDPSGRERAREPLPAERVRAHARGLRAGLGRLFQNHRELFWAAGGGRLGRAALLDNARWLGRQPLLRFLGGAGGRLRMGTLLSRQSCQARLRSPEGMSLAEFLYPALQAYDFLYLHRRHGCRIQLGGADQMGNIMSGYELVTKMTGTDVFGITVPLITSTTGDKLGKTAGNAVWLNRDKTSPFELYQFFVRQQDNIVEKYLKLFTFLPLEEIDHIMAMHAKEPEKWGPQKRLAAEVTKLVHGREGLESAKRCTKALYYSSVEALEAMSDQELQELFKQAPSAELMLEPGMNVLDLCRKANAIQDGPSGYQKITDGGVSINGIRVTNPETVLILGQHILKNGVSLLRIGKKNYYIIKWLQL, from the exons ATGGCGGCGCCCGCGCTGGGCCGGTgctgcgggcgggcggcggggctgtggggcggcccgcgccgggccccgccgccgctgcccctcCGTCGGCGGGCCCACGAGCAgccgcggcgggcccggggcgccggggggctgctggcggAGCAGTGCGAGCGCGGCCTCTTCCAGGAGGTGTTCCCGGCGCAGGTCGCGGAGGAGCAGCTGCCGGCGCTGCTGGagccgggccgcccgcccctcACCGCCTACTGCGGCTTCGACCCCACGGCCGACTCGCTGCACGTCGGGCACCTGCTGGCCGTCATGGCGCTCCTCCACTTCCAGCGGGCCGGCCACGACGTCATCGCCGTGGTGGGCGGGGCCACGGCGCGCCTCGGGGACCCCAGCGGCCGGGAGCGGGCGCGGGAGCCGCTGCCGGCGGAGCGGGTGCGGGCGCAcgcgcgggggctgcgggccggcCTGGGGCGGCTCTTCCAGAACCACCGCGAGCTGTTctgggcggcgggcggcgggcggctgggGCGGGCCGCGCTGCTGGACAACGCCCGCTGGCTGGGCCGGCAGCCGCTGCTCCGCTTcctcggcggggcgggcggccggctCCGCATGGGCACGCTGCTGAGCCGGCAGAGCTGCCAGGCGCGGCTGCGCAGCCCCGAGGGCATGAGCCTGGCCGAGTTCCTCTACCCGGCGCTGCAGGCCTACGACTTCCTCTACCTCCACCGGCGCCACGGCTGCCGCATCCAGCTGGGGGGCGCCGACCAGATGGGCAACATCATGTCCGGCTACGAGCTCGTCACCAA GATGACAGGAACAGATGTGTTTGGAATTACTGTGCCTCTTATTACCAGTACTACTGGAGATAAACTGGGAAAGACTGCTGGCAATGCAGTTTGGCTAAACAGAGATAAGACTTCTCCATTTGAGCTGTATCAGTTCTTTGTCAGACAACAAGATAACATAGTTGAAAA ATACCTGAAACTCTTCACCTTCCTTCCTCTTGAGGAGATTGACCACATCATGGCAATGCATGCTAAAGAACCTGAAAAATGGGGCCCTCAGAAACGACTTGCCGCAGAAGTAACCAAGCTTGTTCATGGTAGAGAGGGGCTAGAATCTGCTAAGAG GTGTACTAAGGCCCTTTACTACAGCAGCGTGGAGGCATTGGAAGCCATGTCTGACCAAGAATTACAGGAACTTTTTAAACAAGCTCCTTCAGCCGAATTGATGCTTGAACCTGGAATGAACGTTCTTGACTTGTGTCGCAAAGCCAATGCCATTCAAGATGGACCTAGTGG gtaccAGAAAATTACAGATGGTGGAGTTTCAATAAATGGGATTCGAGTAACTAATCCTGAGACTGTTCTTATTCTCGGACAGCATATTCTCAAGAATGGAGTATCATTGCTTAggattggaaagaaaaattactacATTATAAAATGGCTGCAGTTGTGA